CGTGACGACTGCCGTCGAACCGACGACGCCGCATCGCAGCAGCCAGCGGCGGTTCTCGATCGCTCGAAACCGAGCGATCTGCTGGTGCTGCAACAACGCCGCAGAGTCTCCGAACAGCGACAGGTTGTTCAGGTTCAGCAGCACGGTCGCTCCTTCGCGAACGGTCTGACGCACGGGTTCGGCCAGCAGGTCCTCGTAGCAGATCAGTACTCCCAGCTTCGGGCCGCCCGGCAGAGACAGCGGGGCCGCGGAGTTTCCCGCACGGTTGTTGGAACTTCCCAGCAGCGACTGCACTCCCGGAATCCACTGCTGCCCGACGACGTATTCTCCCCACGGCATCAGAAACCGCTTGTGATAACGGCCCGCGATGTCTTCGTGAGCATCGATCAGAAACGCCGTGTTGAAAACGGCCTCGCTCTCGGCCGCTCCTTCGGGAAAACTTCCGCCGGCACACAACAGAGGAACGCCCAGCCCCGGACACGGCCGGCTGTCATCTGCAAAGGTGGAGTGTTCGCGAACTTCGTCCACATCCCGGAAACTGTCCAGCACCAGCGAAAAGTCATCGACGCAGGATTCCGGCCAGACGACAAGATCCGGCGGCTCGGTGATCGCTCTGCGATGCGTTTCGCAGCCGCTGCAGGTGGTCGTCGCCGAGCGACCCCGGCTGCATCATTGCGATTCGCAGCTTGACGTTCGGCCGCGGATTCCAGCGACGTGATTCGCAGGAAGCCCTAACCTGCCGGCGACCACAACCGTCGCACAGCAGCGCATCGCGACGAATGCGGGATCTCGATATCTCTCGCGGCGGCATGAACAGCACTGGTCCGGCGCTGCAGAATTCAGCCGCGACGGCCGCGGCCCACACCATCAGAAAACTGACGCCGTAGACTCCGGTGAATTCCGCGATCTGGCACACCGGCAGAAACCCGACCTGTGAATGTCCCATCCGCCACGGAAAGATGTGCGGCCAGCCCCATTCCAGAGCGACCCAGACAGCCGGCAGCGTCAGCACGGAATTCACGCCGCGTTGTCTCAGCCAGCCGACAAGATACCCGAAGACGCCGAATCGAAACGC
This sequence is a window from Planctomycetaceae bacterium. Protein-coding genes within it:
- a CDS encoding apolipoprotein N-acyltransferase, which produces MTEPPDLVVWPESCVDDFSLVLDSFRDVDEVREHSTFADDSRPCPGLGVPLLCAGGSFPEGAAESEAVFNTAFLIDAHEDIAGRYHKRFLMPWGEYVVGQQWIPGVQSLLGSSNNRAGNSAAPLSLPGGPKLGVLICYEDLLAEPVRQTVREGATVLLNLNNLSLFGDSAALLQHQQIARFRAIENRRWLLRCGVVGSTAVVTATGRIEQQAIPHRPQSVIVESPLFEQESFYTRRGDVFAYGCMLFSILMFVRRRRS